In Erigeron canadensis isolate Cc75 chromosome 8, C_canadensis_v1, whole genome shotgun sequence, the DNA window gtggggattaggatggaggtattttaGCATATGATGAATACGGGGTGGGTCGATAGTATCCAATTGTGATACCAGAGCTAGGGTTCCCCATTACCTTTTTTATATGAAGTCAACGTTTGGGTAACATGTTGAGGAAGCAATCAAGTGAGGAGCACactattataaaaagaaaatgttttagAATCTAAAATAGTAAAATGTTTTTAGTCAACGTTTAGCAAAAGGAAGAAACCACACAGCTAATATACTATGTACCAAATACTCTAAAGTTAAAATAATTCTTTGCTTAATATTGAACCCAAGACTTCCATATTGCATTATGGAAGGAAAGGAAAGGAACTCAACAAGGCATTGATCATAATActgatatatatctatatttaaaaTAGGAATGAAACTTTCTTAGATAACATATTTGCATTATTTGAACTTTTAACAGATTAAAAAGTTGGACCTAAATGCAGGTAGATCTCATGGTCCTCACAAACTAGAAATGCAATTTTTTTCCTATGGGATGTGGATGTGCCTCACTAAACTTCAACAAGTGCATCATTTTCTTGGCTTTATAATGGCACGTAGAGGATGAAGCTTCTGTGTAGTGAGCCCAAGCGTATTAATATCTTCTTCTGCTTTTTCTCTAAGCTTCCACTCGAACTCTTGAACCATTCTTCCAATTCCGATGCAAGAATTCAACATTGCTTGAAGAGAACCGGCGCACACTCTTTTTCCTCCTCCAAAAGCCATTGTTTTCTGAAAATCATTGGTTTCATTTTCCCTCATAAACCGCTCTGGGTTCCATTTTTCAGGATTCTCCCACACATTTTTTTCCATGTTACATCCATAAATGTTCACTGTTAACTGCAATAATTATTTCAAAAGTGGGTTAGactaaatttctttaattttggaTAAACGAGCTAGACATATACGCATATCATTAGTTGTGGCAAATAGGCATGACATGATTCGCCTCGTTGGAGCAACTTGTTAAAATATGTCCAGGCAgagttgggtgatatttatatgAGCTACACAAATGGTCAGGTTGGGTTTAGGCCAATTGTTTTAAATTTCCTTATGAGACCCGTTAGagataaaacaaaatccaaatcaaCCCATAATAAGTAAAAACAATGAAAATGTAAGCAATTATAAATGTAATtcttaaaagaaacaaaacctgAGTTCCAGCTGGGACATGGTACCCTCCTAGTTCTGTATCTTCATGCACATATCTTAATGGAATTATAGGAACAGGACTATGCCTTCTTAATGTTTCATGAAAGATGGCAGATATGAATGGTATCTGTGACAACTTTTCCTCAGTGATCTTGTCTGACCCGCATGCACTTTGGATATCCTTGTACAGACGATCCTGAGTTGAacaattacaaattaaaacagAGGAATCATTAGAGTATAATGCATTATAAATTAACAGAAATGTCATAAAAATTACTATTTTTTGGTAAAGAATATGGCCAAGAAGAACCATCAAAGtttcatttgttttatataaaggTAAATTGACCCAGTAAATGATCAATATGATCATGTCTCAGCTCATGTGGCAGCGACGTTTGACTATATCGACTACTTTTTGTCACATGCAGATGTTACCGCAACGTGAATCTTGATTTAATATTTGGTTAAAAGAACAACACACACCTGAATTTTGGGATTTTTGGCTAGTTCATACATTGCCCATTCTGTGGTGACCATTGTGGTGTCTGATGATTCGATAATTGGCTCCCATAGGGACATTAGAAGTTGATTATCTGTAAGTGTTTGTGCTTCTGATAGCAAGTAATCAATGTAGCTGTTCAAGTTCTGTTTTTCAACGAAAATAGGCAACTACGTTAATATTATTCTTATGTAATCTAGCAAGATTTACTACAAGTTATGAAATAACATCATCCAGAATTACCTCCCCTGAAGCAATTCggtttttatgttgtttaataagGGCCTTCATCACAGCTTCCCTCCGGACATACATCTGTTGGATTGTGTTCTCAAACTTTCTATTCGGTACCCACTTCAAATACGGGAAGAAATCTCTCCAGTCAACCTCAATTGCACCCATCATTGGATCAACAACCAAGACTTGAAAGATCTCATCTCGTTTCATGGTGATTCCGAGATCCTCCACGTATAAGCTTTCAACATCCTTTCCCAATGTCTGAAAAAGTATGATTAAAATAGGCTCACTTCAATGATCAATCACAATttataacttaattaaaaagatattatGATAATAAGAAAACTTACTTGTCTCATTGCCAATCCAAAAAGTTCTGACTGAAATATTTTCCTGAAGTTAACTTCTTCTTCGGTAGAGTTTTTAACAAATGCATGTAATTGGTTTGAAATATTCTCGATCATGATGTCCCTATGGACACGATGTTTCTTCTGAAATCAGTTAAAGCAGGTATATAGTTAGTATAAAATGAGTATGTTAAGCATACACATGTACACACGTATTTACCACGAACCTGAGCATTTGGACCCAAGATACCGGTGAGTATATTGCGTTTCACAGTTCTGTGATAGTCATCGTAATCACTCATGGCTACCATAGTTTTATCAGATGTGAGAACCTCTAAAGCCTTTGATAGCTTTCTTGTTGAGATAGATGAGAATCTGGTAACCAAAGCCTATTAAAATGCATGACATAGTTAATTAAGGTTTGCAACATCTTGTTGTGCAACCTTTCTTTAAAGGTTTGTATAAAGGGCTTTCTGACTGGTGCACTCCGGCACATGTTAGTATGTAGCCAATGGACATTAAATCAATCTAAAAATTTCCTTTTCAGTATAAACTATTAATGCACatatacaattttatttttgtaaccaCCTCCAAGATGGCCTAGTGGTTTGAATCTTACTAGATAGAATCTTGGGGATGGACAAAAGGTTTGAAAACAGTCATGGGATGCCCTGATTAGGTCACACACATTTGAGTTAAAATGAGACTCTACTTTCCCGAGTAACTGAATACAAAAAACCTCATTCGTTTATTCATTTGTAAAATATCGTTTTTGTAGAACGGATCaaacaaaagttacaaaatggatcatttcataaaattttattgCTCATCTCAAATAATTATATGCTAAAATTAAGTACTTTCTAACAAAGAAATGACTAGATGCTCTCTTTATTAGTTTATTGtcttacttttaaaaaaataaaaaaaatacttatacacTTTCTTTGAAAAATCTAATCAGCAAGGTTAGATAAGTGGTTAACAACCTTGCTTCTGGAAACAAAGGTCAAGATATCTATCCTCATGCCTTGCAAGGCTCATGGTCCATTTCTATATGAGATAGAACCTTGGAGTAGTCTCTCTACACAACGATATGGGTAAGGCTGTTTATATctcaacctccctcatacatcGTCGAAGTATTGGAACTCAAAACATATAGAAAACGAAATAGGGTGTTTACTTACTTTTACTTTCTTTAAAAAATCTGtcattcattattttattgatcACTTACCTATATattattcatttaattaattaccaaTACTAAATGCAATGATAAAACTCATATTTTATATCTAAAGCTTTATCAATGACAATAGTTTATAGGTCCAtgctattataattataatatcaattatttttgtcTTTCACAATGGAGTGTTTGGTTTGATTACTAAATCACTCATATGTCATATCTACTTAGAATCCGGCAAAATTGAAAAGCATTATTCGGttgataatgataaaaatacatattgtgaATACGaagttcttttttttcttataaaaaccACTTATTGGATTATCTGCCGTTTGAAACAACCTTTTCAAAGCAACTTATTCAAAAAAGATAGTCTTTGATGAACATTTCCAAATACCCACAAAAATGCGAGCAGCCAATGAGCTATAAGGGGTGAGAAGTCTTATCATAGAGAAGGTCTCGTGTTTAAATACAAGGATTGCCGTTTAACTATTAACTTAGTATTACTGATGACTAATATTTGTAGTTGAAAAAACTTGTCTAGcaaaatataaatagaaaaagtgAGTAATGTATTGTGTGAATACCTCTTTGGCGATTTCATTGGAACTAACGACCACCATGGAAGTGGCACCGGTTTTAATGGAATAAATAGGCCCATACATATCTGCCCATTTTGTAAATGTCATGTATGGTTTCTTTTCCTTTAACTGCAGTAAATTCCCCAATACTGGTACCCCTGGCACCGCTGTAAATTTCCATTTCCAATCACATCATTatatatcataatcaaaaatagtTCATCATAGAACATATACGTAATATCTTGGTTAAAGCTGTTGAACTATCCTATTCACAGTGAATAATTATTGTTTTCAGCTTATCATGTTACCAATCTTATGTGATGTGTCATGCCAATAAAGTCATAATGATACATTAAGTCAACCTAAGAAGGAAAGATAATTAGCCAAGTTGAATTACTTATTTTTCTCCCAAACTTagataaattttcaaaaagggtGTGATCTCATTCGGGTCCTTGAAAAATAATGGTATTTTGGATGtaataaagtttaagttttttttaattgggaCAATTAGAAAAAAGCTTAACtgaataaatcatttttttctttgtgcAGTTTGTTTTCTTGTAGATATAATTGACATAGATTTACCAAtattttacaaacataatttTTACCAATTAAATCATGTTTAagcattctttttttctttttttatttattaattatttttttttttatgttgattatatcaactcacaTGTGACATGTATTTGTAAAATGTTAGTCAACCTACATTGCCACAATTAcattgtaaacaatgttaacgTTTATTGAACAGTGACGCTACACCCAGTAAACCTTTCACAAACACATTGTGAACAACTAGGTTAATGTGTATTCAAGTTAATGTGTATTCAACAGTACACTGAAAGGTTCAAACACAAATGTTAAGGTACAATTCTCAAAATTGTACATCAATAGATTGTAAAAGTActcctattttttattttacatttatcTTGGGAGTAGGACTTAAGTATAGAGCAGACTAAAGTACTAAACTACCAAAGGAATAAAGAAAGAGTTAATAACTTTGACTTAAATCCTAAATATTGTTAGGATtaggatcctctaaagttgtaGTAACTTTAGAGGTAAAGTTAGTTCACATTCTAATTGAAAACTGAAATAACATTTAGTTTAGTGGACATCATTTACATGTGGTTAATTTATATcttattaactttttattatattatgtttatgccacatcaaagttttttctataaatagttTAAGAAGacaattcttctttattatatacaaAGATATATACTTCTATAAAAGTTATAATCTAATAATGAAAGTTAGAAAAAGATACACGAATTAATCAAACTACCCTTAATGATAAGACCTATAGAAAATATCTTATTAACtaaacccttaatattaaattatggCATAAGtcctttatattataaaatatctctaataccccttttaaatcaaacacatttaaatcaattattctTTTGAATAAAACACTAAATatataacttcatatcaaacttatacatttataaaacataaatattgaTCTTATACGTATAGACTATAGTTAGATTTGAGAAAAAAACATGCGTCCATATGAGTGATCACATAAATAAAGACgtacatataaaaacataaaaatacttaattatgtatatgtgcatagatatatatatatatagagagagagagagagagagagagagagtaccAGGAACAGGAGGGAGATGTTTAGATTGATGGGAGGTGGCATAACTTTTGAGATACCAAAAGTAAACAGCAACTGCAAGTGCAAATAGTGTACCACCACCTATGGCAAATATTACACCCTCCATTACTACTACAGGGAAGAATATAAtaaagagagaatgagagaATGGTGAATGGGGTATCTTTTGGTTTTGGACTTTCCTATGTGGGGAGCCAGGGAGGTGGTGGTGGTCTTTAAATAAGAGAttttgctatatataataagatgTTGATCATAAACTTTATTATATTACTATACTACGTTATACATTattcattatcattttttcatttttttttaactaaattgtaaataaatttaaaatgtcctttcatttttattctacTATTTAAATCTGTTCACTTGAaatctttataatatatatatttgaattacttataatactttttaatgaACTTAATTACAACATCCATTTTAACTCGTAAATAACTATACTACTCTATTAATAATTACTTTTGTTACGCCACATTGCACGGATATATGATTAGTTTACTAAGAGTTGTATTATACGTACACAActtaaatatttagttttatctattttatattatatgtaaaagACAtgctaattaaaaatatatactcaaGACTTGGTGTTAATACTAAAATTCTCTTTTGCATTTAACTCATTCAACAATGTGAATATTATCATACTAAATAAGATATAATTAACTATATGTAAATTACACCAAATTTGATGTAATATTTGGTAATATTAgctcaaaaataatgtttgaaAACTAATACCTAatagttaaaaattatatatgaaactttttatatataaaatgacaaagtataaaattacaaaatgagagaaataaaaaaatttagtaatAAAATTAGTtgatagttattttttttaaaaaaatattgatgtaatttgatttttgaaaacttttaaagTTGAAAACGATATATAAGCTTacaagtttgtatatataactttagagtttatatttttgtttttttaaattaaaagcttTAAGCTCCTATAAGTGGGGGCTAAGGTGGATTGGCTATGGGTTGTATGCCAACGGGATGAAAGCCCGTAAATGTTGAGAGAAGAGTAAAGTAGGTAACTGTTCAGTGTCGTTTTCAGCGGGTTTTGAGCCACAATACCTCaatggtgtatgggggaggttaataTATAGGCAGACCTTACTTCCACCTAACTAGAGAGGTTGCTTACAATTTCtatctaaatggtagaaaaagctctccaacctttgcatgggatgaggatggaacccatgacctctgtctccagaggcaaaaatgtttaccactaatccaaccatgctgcttttgaATTCTTTCTTCATTCTTCTCTCAAATGTTGAGAGAAGAGTGAGgacagaaagaaaagaaaagaaaaaataagaagaaaaaaaatgttttctgtTAATGTGGTTGGGAAATATATTGATTTGGTTATAGTAAAATGGTGAAGGTAAAAGATCCATAAATGCAAGTAAAAAGATGTTAAGAATGAAAGTTAGagagttaaaataaaatatcaaaatataaccAATTTATTTAAGGGAAGTGATAGATGTACAACTACTTTTATCCACTTAAAATAATGGGGAATGATATATatctaaatcaaaattttgtcACATATATTATACTGCACAATGTACAATTGTATAAAACATTTATTGTTGTGGATGACAAAAacttgttgtagatttatcacttccCCAAAATAATACGTGCTTTATACGCTTATATGGAGTAcaaaaatttatcttttttaatgaattaaatcaaattttataatttttaaaatatcaaattatttaatgttctttaaaactttaaataacccaccgaaaaataataaataaatatagtaatataataaAGTGCAGGCCAACCTTTAACAATTTCAATAATTCTTAAATTCAATTTTCAACCCAATTTCTCTATTAAAAATTCAACCCCAATTTTCTGTACTAATTCGTCACTCAGAAGAAGAACTTTCTGATTTCTTTACGCCAAGTAATTTACACAATTTCTCtcctcttttttatattttaatttttcaccCATTTTATGTTAGGGTTTGTGCATTGTGTATGATTGATTGATAATAATTTCTTtgtatacatattttatttctgttattattacaaaataatgtaattatgcCTTTGTGTAGCTTAAGcttattttcacttttattaGCTTATTTGTATCTGCCTTATTTTGGATAAGCCCCTTTTTTTGTGGCTTATTACTGGACTTATGAGcttaaattttaatttcaagTCATGATAAGTTAGAAAATAAGCTAGAaaatgtgagtttttttttaaaaaaaaaatatatgttagtgTTAATATTTGGTGAAAACGATTTCGAAGCTTATTGCTTAAGCTAATTTCTTACAAGCTAATGGCTTTTGATGCATATTAGTCAAATAAGCCCTGTTAAACACCCCATAAATATATGCAGCTACCACCGCACCTTCGGTGACTTGGTTCCCGGATATACGGGTATTTGGAAAGTTTAAGGCTTTAAGTACCCAagtaagttattttaaaaatgtggATCAATTGTTTGGGCTACCATCTGAATGGGCTACTAAGCGAGCTTGTTTTACGTCTCAAGTGATTGGTCTGAGGTGGACCGGGTGAGGTTGCAGAAGGTGAACCGTTTTGGAACTAATGTTGTTCTGTTGTTATATATTGCATTTTTAGTAAAATTACATGCCAAAAAGTTGATTCTTTTGCTGATGTGGTGACCATATTTTGTGATAGAAGTGTAGTCAACTGAAAGTTAAAATGGGAAGTCCATTACACACAATAGCAAAACAGGGATACTTTGATCATTATTCTCTGATTTTTATAGGTTTGTTGTTTACATGTTTGTTGAATAGACGGCATGATTATAGTGTTCCACACTCATGGCGTTGATGGTTTTTTTAACAAGTTTAGGAAGACGCAGATCCATAGTTTTTCTTTAGCTATCTTTCCTGTTAAATCACCCGATCACAAAGGGTTAAAACTAGCTAGATTGAAAGCAATGCCGTGCCaataaatggttatgtaatgggaGGGTTTTTTGAGACAAGCAGAAGGAAGGCTGTTTTATTTGCTGACATATATCTAGAAAGGAGTCTGTTTTCATTTGATAAATTAGGGTGTTTGTGCACTGATTACATCTTTTCATTCTGCTGTAGACTAGATCTTGGCCTGCGGAAAATGACTCAAGCTAGGTAATGATGATTCCACAACGTACTTGCAAACTCACAATTCACATCAGTTGTATACCCTCATGAGTAATATGGTACTTTCCTTTGCGACACTTCTGTCTTTCTGTTACTATTTACAAGAATGGGCTTCAATAAATTCTACAAGGGTTACAAACAAACATTTTGTTTCAATACTTTTCTGTAAAAGACTACTTTTCCCTGGATAGGAGCAAGGCAATTAAAGAGATTAGAATATCTTTGCTCCATATCCACAATAGTCCCTTGCTTATAATACGAATCCTCTGTGTGGTACAAGTACTATGCGTTGTGTATGAGTTTATACTTAATAGCCCTACTTAGAAAGTACACTTTCGCGTACATTCTTAAAAAAAGATGCGTACATCCTTAAAAAACGATAACACATTAGATTAAAGCGTATTTCAAAAGAGGTCTAAGAaaagattagtttttttttttcttttaatgaggTCCATTCACCGTTGTTTTACAATAGTGAGCTTGTGTGGCCTGCCCATGTGGCATATAGAGGTCTAACAATTTTAAGATGttcataaatattttcatatagATCTTTTCATTAAGTTTGTTACTGTTACTTTTTATCCATTTCATTTTTGAACTTCTTTGAAGTTCATGCATCTATATCcgtatctatactacattatcTATATCTGTACTTTtgtactacattataaagcatttgagtagtcttaaaattaaaattttttagcACATTCTAATCTtacttatgtatatataatacaaaatttcattaattaaaacaaaattttaatagtatatttttataaattaaaaggtcAAACATAACATATAGggtaatgtaaaaaaaattcagataaaaaaaatcaactttgtAGCTTAATATATAACCATTTATATTGCACAACTAACACGGGCGATGAACGCTGCCACCTTTAACCTTTTAGCTGTGTGTACTCGCTAGCATCGCTCAAACACACTTCCGATGTActttaaaccataaaaagatTTTGTTCATTAGGTAATTACAGGTTGTAATTAgaatgatttgatttgattcagTTTCCTAGTTTATGTTTATTTGGTTTCCTTTTCGAAcctaatatatagtatatataataaataaatataaatctaaaGTTATAAACTGAGCTTAGTTTGATAATTGTGTATTCATCTCCCACAAGTCCACAACAACATCAATGTTATCTGcacttaaagttttatttaatgtttCCTTTGATCACCGAATCTGCTTTTCCACTTTGACTGCTTGAATTATGTAAATTTGTTTCACAGCACTTGGATGTCTATATAAGCggcattttttattattatttgtcatTCCTCTCCTTCTCTCATACAATCaaagattttaatttatctCCCATTTTAATTACTCTTTGTTGTCAGAATTGTGAATTTATCTCctttatgtttttattgttcttaTGTTATGCACTTATGTGTTGCGTCTTATAGTTCTCTAAAAACATGTCTAAAATATCTTTCAGAAGCAAAGAGAACAACCTAAGGTTCCTTGCCAAATGGAAATGGAGGTTGATAGAATCAGCAACTTACCATCTCACATTGTTGATAAAGTTCTGTCCCTTTTAACACTAAGGGATGCGGTAAGAACATGCATATTGTCAAGTAAGTGGAGGTACAAATGGGTCGACCTTACAAGTCTCGTGTTTGATAATCAGTCTGTGCTAGTATCCTCCCAAGACCCAACAGTAATTAAG includes these proteins:
- the LOC122579177 gene encoding ent-kaurene oxidase-like, producing MEGVIFAIGGGTLFALAVAVYFWYLKSYATSHQSKHLPPVPAVPGVPVLGNLLQLKEKKPYMTFTKWADMYGPIYSIKTGATSMVVVSSNEIAKEALVTRFSSISTRKLSKALEVLTSDKTMVAMSDYDDYHRTVKRNILTGILGPNAQKKHRVHRDIMIENISNQLHAFVKNSTEEEVNFRKIFQSELFGLAMRQTLGKDVESLYVEDLGITMKRDEIFQVLVVDPMMGAIEVDWRDFFPYLKWVPNRKFENTIQQMYVRREAVMKALIKQHKNRIASGENLNSYIDYLLSEAQTLTDNQLLMSLWEPIIESSDTTMVTTEWAMYELAKNPKIQDRLYKDIQSACGSDKITEEKLSQIPFISAIFHETLRRHSPVPIIPLRYVHEDTELGGYHVPAGTQLTVNIYGCNMEKNVWENPEKWNPERFMRENETNDFQKTMAFGGGKRVCAGSLQAMLNSCIGIGRMVQEFEWKLREKAEEDINTLGLTTQKLHPLRAIIKPRK